Part of the Acidimicrobiales bacterium genome is shown below.
CCGCCGCCGATGTCGACCACCATGTTGCCGGTGGGCTCGTGCACCGGCAGGCCGGCCCCGATGGCGGCCGCCATGGGCTCCTCGATGATGTAGGCGGGCTTGCGGGCGCCGGCGGACTCCGCCGCCTCCTGCACGGCCCGCTGCTCAACCCCGGTGATGCCCGACGGCACGCAGATGACCATGCGCGGCTTGGCGAACCGGCGCTGGTGTACCCGATGGATGAAGTACCGCAGCATCTTCTCGCAGATCTCGAAGTCCGCGATCACCCCGTCCTTGAGCGGCCGGATGGCCTGAATGTGACTGGGCGTGCGTCCGATCATCCGCTTCGCCTCGGAGCCGACCGCGAGGGGCCGGCCGTCCTTGACGTTGATGGCCACGACCGACGGCTCGTTCAGGGTGATACCCCTCCCGCGCACGTAGACAAGCGTGTTAGCCGTGCCCAGATCGACGGCCATGTCGCGCCCAAACAGGTATGAGACGAGATTCTCGGACATTGAGGAGACGGCCTCCAAGGACTCGCGGTCTTCGAATCTCATCCTAGCGGCGCCGCGAGATTCGTCGCCCATTGCGGCCCAGGGCACAGCGAAGAGTGCCCGCGGTCGAGCAAACCAGGAACTGGCTTCACCAGCCAGCGTCCGACTCGCTGCGCTTGGTGCTTCGTGACGCTTGGGGATTTGCCGACAACCCGAAAGGTGACAGGTCCGTCCGCGTTCTTGGAATTTGCTGGCGGTTGCCTGGGCCCTCCCCAGGCAGCGCCGTCCAAGCCGACCCCGAGCGGCTTTCAGAAGTACATTCGGCTCATTGAGCGCCAAAGGAGGTCTCATGGCACAGAGCATGCGAGACGGTCTGCGACCCCTGCGGGAGCTGCCGCTTCAGGTGGAGCAGATGGACTCCCTCGATCAGGTCGCCGAGCCCCTGGCCAAAGCGGTGGAACGTGCTGCTCCCGCCGGAGCGCCAATGAACGAGGCCTTGAGCGGCACCGCTCTCGGCCACCCACTCCATCCGCCGCTCACCGACGTCGTCATCGGAGCCTGGACGAGTGCCGTGACGCTGGACTGGCTAGGAGGCAAGCGCGGCCGACCGGCGGCGGACCTCCTCGTTGCCCTCGGCGTGCTGTCGGCACTTCCCACCGCTGCAGCAGGGCTCAACGACTGGGCGACGCTGGATGTACCGACGCGACGGGTCGGCCTGCTGCACGGTACGACCAACATCGTGGCCACCGGGCTCTTCGGGACATCGTGGCTTGCGCGCAAGGCGGGCCGAAGGTTCTTCGGCAAGTTGCTGGCGCTGGCTGGTTACGGCACGGTCAGCGTTGGCGCCTTTCTCGGCGGCCACCTCTCGTTCCGAAGGGGGGTTGGCGTCGACCACACGGCATTTACGGAGGCACCCCAGGACTGGACGGCGGTCGCCGACGAGGCCGGTATAAGGGAGTCGGAGCCGGCGCTAATTGAACGAGCGGGGGTCGAGATCCTGCTCGTCCGCCAGGGCGGATCGTTGTATGCCCTGCTCGACCGATGCGCGCATCAAGGCGGTCCGCTCCACGAGGGCAAGGTCGAGGATGGGTGTGTGATCTGCCCGTGGCACTCGAGCCGCTATCGGCTCTCTGATGGCGTCGCCCTGAGCGGTCCCACCGCCCACCCCCAGCCGGCCTTTCAGGTGAGGGTGCGGGACGGCACGGTCGAGGTACGGCGGTAGGTCATTGACCGGCAGGAGAGCAGGAGTCGGTCAGCCGGGTATAGAAAGGAGAAACAGGGACAGAAGGGATCTCGGATGCGTCGACTCGCTGTAGCCGCTCTGATGCCCTTGCTCGGGCTGTCCCTCTCGGCCCAACCGGCGAGAGCCGTGACCACCGCCACCTTCTTCCACCGCCCGATCCTCTCGGTGGGGGCGAACAAGTCGAATAACTGGTCGGGCTACAACCAGGGCTTCCTCGAGCAGGGGGGGAGGTCCTTCACGTCGGTCAGCGGCGACTGGATCGTGCCCACGGCCACCGCCCATACGAAGGGCACCGCCGCCTACTCCGCCACCTGGACCGGCATCGGCGGCGGGTGCGTGGACGCTTCCTGTGGCTTCACCGACCCCACGCTCATCCAGGCCGGTACCGAGCAGGACGTCGACTCGTCGGGCAAGGCCACCTACTCGGCCTGGTGGGAGGTGATTCCTCTGCCCAGCACGACGATCTCGGGTATGACAGTCAGCGCTGGTGATCACATGCACGTGGCAATCGGGCAGACCGCGCCCCAGGTCTGGAGCATCACGGTGCAGGACGTATCCAAGAAACACTCGTTCACCCAGCTGATCCCCTATAGCTCGAGCTACGCCACGGCAGAGTGGATCGAGGAGACTCCGGTCATTATCAGCAACAGCGGCAACGTCGGCGTGGGGCCGCTCCCCAACCTCTCGACGGTCAACTTCGACCTGGCTACCGCCAACGACGCGAACGCCAAGCTGAAGCCCTCTGAGGAGATCCAGCTGGTGGACTCCAACAACAAGCCACTGGCCACCCCGTCCTCGCCAGACACGGACACCGACGGTTTCAACGACTGCGCCTACGCCAGCTCGTGCGCCGCCCCGAGCACCAGCTCGTCCACGGCCGGCCACGGCGTCCGCCAGCACCACGCGGCACGAAGGCGCTAGAACCTCATCACCGCAGCGCTGGCGCGCCGAGGGCGGGACCCGGCAAAGGCACCGCCCTCGACTCTCGTGTCGCCTGGACGAAGTGGCCTGTCAGTCATCTATCCATGCACCGGCGACCTTGTGATTGCGTTCACGTGGGCGATATGGACCATCGTTTGGGATCCGCTTCGAGGAGAACGGAAGCCGAACTCGGTGGTGCTGCACCTCCTTGACTGTTAGCTGTTCACGGGTCTTCGACCTCGTGCGCATTCACGACGTCAGCCAGCTCTGCCCGGCGAGAGGCTCTGCCTGAAAGGAGAGTTGGGTCTGGTTGGCGAAGCCTTGTGACGCGACTGTCAGGTTTGAGAGATGGCTGGGAAAGATGAACATCTCGGGGGGTGAATGGTGATGTGCCAGAAGCTTGGTCGGGTCCTCGCGGCCCTGGCCACGGTGGCATTCGTGCTGGGCGCGGCCGGTATGGCGGCGGCGGTGAGCACCGGGGGCTACGCGCCTTCGAAGCAGGGGTGTTCGCCGGACGCCGACGCCAACGCGACCCAGGGCGCCGAGCCCGGCTGCCACAACCTCGTCGGCAGCGTCTCGGACGGCTCGGGCCAGACCTACGCGTCGGCGGGGACCTACCAGACGGCCCAGAACCAGGCCGTTCACTCCGGGAACGTCACCGTCTACCCGAACGGCACCCCCACGGGCCCGGCGGCGGGAGCGACCTTCGATGCCAGCGGCTCACCCTCGGTCACTCCCACCGTGCGTCCGGGTACCCCCAGCCCAGCCGCCGCCAGCCTCCTGAGTGGGGGGCAGGTCTACTTCGGTGCCGACGACAACCTCGACGTTGGCGAGCACGACGGCGCCGACGGACAGTACGGCACCAGCAAGTCGGTGAACGGTCCCTCCGACGGCGGGAACCTGGAGGTGAACTGGCATCCGACGCAGACCGCCAGCTGGCTGGCTGACCTCATGGTCCTGGCCCACGGTGGGTCGCCGGCCCCGATCGCCGAGAATCCGGTGCCGGTGGCCGACGCCGGGGGCGGCGGTTGCGCCGACGGGACCTGCATCGGGCTCTACACCGCCCGACGCAGCATCTACCAGGGTGGGGGCGCGGGCGGGTCGGGGTCATCCAGGGACGCCTACAACTACCAGGGCAAGACCTGGGATCCCTACGACTGCAGCAGCGGCGATCCCCAGTCCGAGCAGGCCTGCATCACCGAGGGCGGCCACACCATGGACTGGTACCGCCAGCAGGAGGCGAAGAACGTCTACGCCGAGCCCGGCGCGCAGGTCTACGAGGATCCCGACCCCCAGGGCTCTCCGGCCGGGCCGACCCAGCTCTACCCCCTGCCGTCGGCTTACGCCGGCACCTGCGGCGTCGCCGCCGGTGGCGGTGCCGCCAAGGCCCCTGCCTCGCCGGCCACCAACAGTGCCGGCCAGGTGGTCGTGTCACCGACCCACTGCTGAGCTGGTGAGGCTGGTGCAGCATCTCTCGAGTGACAGCCCAGTCAGATCGCCGGGCCGAGTCAGTCGCCCGTGGCGGGATTACCCACGAATGGCCTCTCGTGTCTCAATCGCAGCCGCTCTGCTGGCAGGGACAGCTGGCGTCTGCCTGACTGCCGCTGGAACTGCCTCGGCGGTGACGAGCTCATGCACTGGTTCGTGGCCTATGTATCAGCACGACGCCCACCACACGGCCGACGGGTGTTCGGCCATCGGTCCGGCTGCCACGCCCGGGCTGCGCCCGGCGTGGTTCGTCCCGACCGCCGGGGCCGTCACCGCCGAACCGACCGTCGCCGACAACCATGTCTTTGTGGGTGATTCGAGCGGGGCTTTTCACGCCCTGGACCAAGCCACCGGTGCGTCGAAGTGGAGCTTCTCGGTCACCAGCCCCAAGAGCTGCTACCGGGACCAGCCCAGCCTCTACGCAGACCAACACAGTTCAGGATTCGGTGCTATCACCTCGTCAGCGGCCTTCGGCCCGACGGTGACCGACTCGGCGGGCAACCCCATGGTGTACTTCGGCGGGGGTGGCACTGTCTTTGCCCTCGATGCCGTCACCGGTGCCTGCGAATGGGCCCAGGACATCGACCCCGGCCGTCCCAAGAACAACGTCGAGATCGAGTCGTCACCGGTCCTCGACACCGCGGTCGATCCGCCTGAGGTTGTCGTCGGCTCGGACGACAACTCGGGTGCCGGCAACGGCGTCACCGGGCTCGAGGCCTTCACCGCATCGACCGGGGCCCTGGTGTGGCGCTACGAACCCGAGCGTGACGTCACCCTCACCCCCGCGGAGTTCGGTGGTTCCGACGCCCTCACCCTCAGCTGCGGTGACGGCAGTGCCAACTCCTACTGCACCGCGAACAATGTCCCCGGCATCGGCGAGAACTCAGCTTCGTGGGCCGACGCCTGTGGCGACGTCTGGTCCTCTCCGTCGCTCGACACCACCTTCACCGACCCCGCCGGCAACAACACCTACCAGTCGGCCGGCACGGCGGCCGCGACCGACCCGGTGTGGTCTCCCAAGCAGATCACCGCTACCGGGAAGCCATCGAGAGACGGACTGGTTGTCTTCGGCACTGGCAACTGTGGGGCGCGCCCGAACCCCGCCACCACGTTCGCCCATCATGATTACGCCCACACCGAGGGCGTCTTCGCCCTGGACCCGGTGACCGGAGTGCGGGTATGGAACTGGTTCGAGCCCGCCAACCTCTACAACACCGGCTCGCCCAACGAGGCCGGTGCGGGCGACACCGACTTCGGCAGTTCCTCCATTCTCGCCGAGGTACCCACGGCCGACCTTCCCGATGGCCGGCGCTCCTGCCGCTCGGCTGGCAAGACCACCAGGATCGTCATCCAGGGTGGGAAGTCGGGCTACGCCTACGGTCTGTGTGAGGGCTCGGGCACCGAGGCCTGGGGCGTACAGGTCGCCCAGGCCGGCCAGCTGTCGCCCGATTTGGTCGGCGCCGTCGGCGGCTTCATTGGCAGCCCGTCGATCGGCGAGGCCAAGGGCCGACCGGCGGCGTTCTTCGACTCTGCCGTCTTCTTGCCCTTCGCCGACGACGGCGTGCGCATGCCGGGCAGCGGGGACGACGCAGGGGCCACCTGCCCTGGCATGGCTGCCGAGCGCCTCCCGCTGTTGCCGGCCTGCGCCGACCCCAGCCTGGCGAACGATCCATCCCGCCTGCTCTCGGTCAGCGGCATCGATGCAGCCACGGGCCACCTCCTCTGGCGGGCACCCTCGACGCCGAGCTACGCGGCCACTACATACAGCAACGGAGTGGTGTTCGCGTCCTCGACCACCGGCTATTCCGCCGCCGCCTTCGACGCTGACACGGGCCTGCCGCTGTGGTCGTTCCCGCTCGGAGACTCGCCAGCATCAGGTGCGTCGATCGTCGGCTCCAGCGTCTTCCTGGGGGCTGGCATCTCGGAGGGAACGGTTGGACCATCCACCGTTCCGCCAGGGAACAACGGGATCTGGAGCTTTCGCAGCGGAGCATGAGCGAAGGTCCTCTTCCAATCAGCAAGCCTGAGGGCATTGGCCACTGGGTAGGCAGATCGTCCGTCCGCAAGCTGCTACTCGCATGGCGCGAGCCCGTTGGTACTCCTCTAGGAACCTCACAACGGCGCATGGCAAAAGGCTGAGGAGCAGGAGGCTGCCAGCGCCCGGCCCGGGCGATAGGAGCAAGGGCGAGGTAGCGTGGGCTGTGGTTGGTGTGGCTGAGGCCGGTGGCATGCTTCTCGAGCGCGATCAAGAGCTCGAGCGGATCCGGCGGTGTCTGGGGCGGGCGCAGGAGGGCCAGGGGGGCGTGCTTGTTGTCGCGGGGCGCGCTGGGATTGGCAAGACCGCATTGCTGGCGGCAGCCCGAGATACCGCCGTGGGCGAGGGCTTCCGGGTGTTGCGAGCCCGCGGCGCGGAGCTGGAGCGCGAGTTCGCCTTCGGCGTGGTGCGGCAGCTGGTCGAGCCAGTATTGGCGGGAGCGTCGGAAGCGGAGCGTACCTCCCTCCTGAAAGGGCCGCCGGGGGTGGCGGCACGCGTGCTGGGTCTGCCGGGCGTGGCCGACGAAAGGACTGCAACGCCGCCTGTCGCCCCCGACCCATCTTTCGCGGTGATGCACGGGCTTTACTGGCTCTGCGTCAACCTGGCGGCCGAGCGCCCGCTGACGTTGGTGGTCGATGACGCGCACTGGGCAGACTGCGCCTCGCTTCGCTTTCTGGCCTTTCTGCTGCCCCGCCTCGAGGAGCTGCGCGTCGCGATGCTGATGGGGACGCGGCCAGCCGAGGCGGGAGAGAA
Proteins encoded:
- a CDS encoding rod shape-determining protein gives rise to the protein MSENLVSYLFGRDMAVDLGTANTLVYVRGRGITLNEPSVVAINVKDGRPLAVGSEAKRMIGRTPSHIQAIRPLKDGVIADFEICEKMLRYFIHRVHQRRFAKPRMVICVPSGITGVEQRAVQEAAESAGARKPAYIIEEPMAAAIGAGLPVHEPTGNMVVDIGGG
- a CDS encoding Rieske 2Fe-2S domain-containing protein: MAQSMRDGLRPLRELPLQVEQMDSLDQVAEPLAKAVERAAPAGAPMNEALSGTALGHPLHPPLTDVVIGAWTSAVTLDWLGGKRGRPAADLLVALGVLSALPTAAAGLNDWATLDVPTRRVGLLHGTTNIVATGLFGTSWLARKAGRRFFGKLLALAGYGTVSVGAFLGGHLSFRRGVGVDHTAFTEAPQDWTAVADEAGIRESEPALIERAGVEILLVRQGGSLYALLDRCAHQGGPLHEGKVEDGCVICPWHSSRYRLSDGVALSGPTAHPQPAFQVRVRDGTVEVRR
- a CDS encoding G1 family glutamic endopeptidase; translated protein: MRRLAVAALMPLLGLSLSAQPARAVTTATFFHRPILSVGANKSNNWSGYNQGFLEQGGRSFTSVSGDWIVPTATAHTKGTAAYSATWTGIGGGCVDASCGFTDPTLIQAGTEQDVDSSGKATYSAWWEVIPLPSTTISGMTVSAGDHMHVAIGQTAPQVWSITVQDVSKKHSFTQLIPYSSSYATAEWIEETPVIISNSGNVGVGPLPNLSTVNFDLATANDANAKLKPSEEIQLVDSNNKPLATPSSPDTDTDGFNDCAYASSCAAPSTSSSTAGHGVRQHHAARRR
- a CDS encoding PQQ-binding-like beta-propeller repeat protein, translating into MYQHDAHHTADGCSAIGPAATPGLRPAWFVPTAGAVTAEPTVADNHVFVGDSSGAFHALDQATGASKWSFSVTSPKSCYRDQPSLYADQHSSGFGAITSSAAFGPTVTDSAGNPMVYFGGGGTVFALDAVTGACEWAQDIDPGRPKNNVEIESSPVLDTAVDPPEVVVGSDDNSGAGNGVTGLEAFTASTGALVWRYEPERDVTLTPAEFGGSDALTLSCGDGSANSYCTANNVPGIGENSASWADACGDVWSSPSLDTTFTDPAGNNTYQSAGTAAATDPVWSPKQITATGKPSRDGLVVFGTGNCGARPNPATTFAHHDYAHTEGVFALDPVTGVRVWNWFEPANLYNTGSPNEAGAGDTDFGSSSILAEVPTADLPDGRRSCRSAGKTTRIVIQGGKSGYAYGLCEGSGTEAWGVQVAQAGQLSPDLVGAVGGFIGSPSIGEAKGRPAAFFDSAVFLPFADDGVRMPGSGDDAGATCPGMAAERLPLLPACADPSLANDPSRLLSVSGIDAATGHLLWRAPSTPSYAATTYSNGVVFASSTTGYSAAAFDADTGLPLWSFPLGDSPASGASIVGSSVFLGAGISEGTVGPSTVPPGNNGIWSFRSGA